The Punica granatum isolate Tunisia-2019 chromosome 4, ASM765513v2, whole genome shotgun sequence genome has a window encoding:
- the LOC116205137 gene encoding phosphatidylinositol N-acetylglucosaminyltransferase subunit A isoform X2, translated as MADWRRHRILMVSDFFYPNFGGVESHIYYLSQCLLELGHKVVVMTHAYANRSGVRYMTGGLKVYYIPWKPFLMQNTLPTFYGTLPIIRNILIREKISLVHGHQAFSTLCHEALMHARTMGYKVVFTDHSLYGFADIGSIHMNKVLQFTLADVSQAICVSHTSKENTVLRSSLPPAKVFVIPNAVDTAMFTPAPERLKSDEIVIVVISRLVYRKGADLLVEVIPEVCRLFPQVRFIVGGDGPKRVRLEEMREKHSLQDRVEMLGAVPHARVRSVLISGHIFLNSSLTEAFCIAILEAASCGLLTVSTRVGGVPEVLPDDMVVLAEPDPVDMVRAIKKAIALLPRIDPQEMHARMKKLYDWRDVARRTEIVYDRALKCSNQNLLDRLSRLQLISKKCLTWYNSIIKMKRF; from the exons ATGGCTGATTGGAGACGGCATAGAATATTGATGGTGTCTGATTTCTTCTACCCCAACTTCGGTGGAGTTGAGagtcatatatattatctttcaCAATGCTTGCTTGAGCTCGGTCACAAG GTAGTGGTTATGACTCATGCTTATGCAAATCGTTCTGGAGTGAGATACATGACTGGTGGCCTGAAAGTCTACTACATTCCATGGAAACCATTCCTCATGCAGAACACTTTACCGACTTTTTATGGAACACTTCCAATCATAAGGAACATCCTTATTCGGGAAAAAATCTCTCTTGTCCATGGGCACCAAGCTTTCTCAACCCTTTGCCATGAAGCACTGATGCATGCTCGTACCATGGGCTATAAAGTTGTGTTCACAGACCATTCTCTCTACGGTTTCGCTGACATTGGAAGCATACACATGAATAAGGTGTTGCAATTTACTCTCGCTGATGTGAGCCAGGCAATTTGTGTTTCCCACACAAGTAAGGAAAACACGGTTCTCAGGTCCAGCCTTCCGCCAGCAAAGGTGTTTGTGATTCCGAATGCTGTCGATACTGCAATGTTTACGCCTGCTCCTGAGAGATTGAAGAGTGATGAAATAGTGATTGTTGTGATAAGCAGACTGGTTTATAGGAAGGGTGCAGATTTGCTTGTTGAAGTCATTCCCGAAGTCTGCCGATTGTTTCCCCAA GTACGATTCATAGTTGGGGGAGATGGACCCAAACGGGTACGATTGGAGGAGATGAGAGAGAAGCATTCACTTCAAGATAGAGTCGAGATGTTGGGAGCTGTTCCTCATGCTCGTGTGCGCTCTGTGTTGATTTCTGGCCACATATTTTTAAACAG CTCTTTGACTGAAGCGTTCTGCATAGCTATACTAGAGGCTGCTAGTTGTGGATTGTTAACAGTCAGTACACGTGTTGGAGGTGTCCCTGAG GTCCTACCAGATGATATGGTTGTACTTGCGGAACCTGATCCTGTTGACATGGTGAGAGCGATCAAGAAGGCAATTGCTTTACTCCCAAGGATTGACCCACAAGAAATGCATGCCCGC ATGAAGAAACTCTATGATTGGCGTGATGTTGCTAGAAGGACAGAGATTGTCTATGACCGAGCCCTAAAATGTTCCAATCAAAATCTTTTGGACAGGTTATCACG CCTGCAGCTGATATCGAAGAAGTGCCTGACATGGTACAATTCCATCATCAAGATGAAGAGATTCTGA
- the LOC116205137 gene encoding phosphatidylinositol N-acetylglucosaminyltransferase subunit A isoform X1 yields MADWRRHRILMVSDFFYPNFGGVESHIYYLSQCLLELGHKVVVMTHAYANRSGVRYMTGGLKVYYIPWKPFLMQNTLPTFYGTLPIIRNILIREKISLVHGHQAFSTLCHEALMHARTMGYKVVFTDHSLYGFADIGSIHMNKVLQFTLADVSQAICVSHTSKENTVLRSSLPPAKVFVIPNAVDTAMFTPAPERLKSDEIVIVVISRLVYRKGADLLVEVIPEVCRLFPQVRFIVGGDGPKRVRLEEMREKHSLQDRVEMLGAVPHARVRSVLISGHIFLNSSLTEAFCIAILEAASCGLLTVSTRVGGVPEVLPDDMVVLAEPDPVDMVRAIKKAIALLPRIDPQEMHARMKKLYDWRDVARRTEIVYDRALKCSNQNLLDRLSRYLSCGSWAGKLFCLVMIIDFLFWCLLKLLQPAADIEEVPDMVQFHHQDEEILMDDSQHQSSR; encoded by the exons ATGGCTGATTGGAGACGGCATAGAATATTGATGGTGTCTGATTTCTTCTACCCCAACTTCGGTGGAGTTGAGagtcatatatattatctttcaCAATGCTTGCTTGAGCTCGGTCACAAG GTAGTGGTTATGACTCATGCTTATGCAAATCGTTCTGGAGTGAGATACATGACTGGTGGCCTGAAAGTCTACTACATTCCATGGAAACCATTCCTCATGCAGAACACTTTACCGACTTTTTATGGAACACTTCCAATCATAAGGAACATCCTTATTCGGGAAAAAATCTCTCTTGTCCATGGGCACCAAGCTTTCTCAACCCTTTGCCATGAAGCACTGATGCATGCTCGTACCATGGGCTATAAAGTTGTGTTCACAGACCATTCTCTCTACGGTTTCGCTGACATTGGAAGCATACACATGAATAAGGTGTTGCAATTTACTCTCGCTGATGTGAGCCAGGCAATTTGTGTTTCCCACACAAGTAAGGAAAACACGGTTCTCAGGTCCAGCCTTCCGCCAGCAAAGGTGTTTGTGATTCCGAATGCTGTCGATACTGCAATGTTTACGCCTGCTCCTGAGAGATTGAAGAGTGATGAAATAGTGATTGTTGTGATAAGCAGACTGGTTTATAGGAAGGGTGCAGATTTGCTTGTTGAAGTCATTCCCGAAGTCTGCCGATTGTTTCCCCAA GTACGATTCATAGTTGGGGGAGATGGACCCAAACGGGTACGATTGGAGGAGATGAGAGAGAAGCATTCACTTCAAGATAGAGTCGAGATGTTGGGAGCTGTTCCTCATGCTCGTGTGCGCTCTGTGTTGATTTCTGGCCACATATTTTTAAACAG CTCTTTGACTGAAGCGTTCTGCATAGCTATACTAGAGGCTGCTAGTTGTGGATTGTTAACAGTCAGTACACGTGTTGGAGGTGTCCCTGAG GTCCTACCAGATGATATGGTTGTACTTGCGGAACCTGATCCTGTTGACATGGTGAGAGCGATCAAGAAGGCAATTGCTTTACTCCCAAGGATTGACCCACAAGAAATGCATGCCCGC ATGAAGAAACTCTATGATTGGCGTGATGTTGCTAGAAGGACAGAGATTGTCTATGACCGAGCCCTAAAATGTTCCAATCAAAATCTTTTGGACAGGTTATCACG GTATCTTTCATGTGGATCTTGGGCAGGCAAACTTTTTTGCTTGGTTATGATCATTGATTTCTTGTTCTGGTGTCTATTGAAATTACTACAG CCTGCAGCTGATATCGAAGAAGTGCCTGACATGGTACAATTCCATCATCAAGATGAAGAGATTCTGATGGACGATTCACAGCATCAGAGCTCAAGATGA
- the LOC116204878 gene encoding serine/threonine-protein kinase D6PK-like, whose amino-acid sequence MERFPEINGLPSKLPVEGQTSNARMLSVRKIGEIMDARIALQREVLQMSSGNSKPVREETGKSVVNSQDSECRAPVRVWKEKDSLLEKEGLASSAVTFNGRGVSFDDSGPSSFSGASHPPEPVDTDLMKTVYVPIGQTKPDAACLMNGLPVKGPFLEDLSIRGLKKKPNPVVLSPAESMVEEPNDLGLVCSPFTGPRASQNTDNTLPTHDLEEKECVWDPSLPPSGNVSPHSSIGSTGVVTAMSIVHSCASTYRSDAITSDGMIGVDWNYESTKGSVSVRGDSLESTKTSVSRASDSSGLSDDSNWSNMMGSANKPHKGNDPRWKAILAIRARDEILGMSHFRLLKRLGCGDIGSVYLSELSGTRCYFAMKVMDKTSLASRKKLNRAQTEREILRLLDHPFLPTLYTHFETDRFSCLVMEFCPGGDLHTLRQRQPGKHFSEYAARFYAAEVLLALEYLHMLGVVYRDLKPENVLVRDDGHIMLSDFDLSLRCMVSPTLIRTSYGSDPSKRANGSAFCVQPACIEPSSACIQPACFLPRIFPQKSKKKAQKPRADLGIPLDSLPELVAEPTSARSMSFVGTHEYLAPEIIKGEGHGSAVDWWTFGIFLHELLYGKTPFKGSGNRATLFNVVGQQLKFPESPATSYASRDLIRGLLVKEPQNRLGVKRGATEIKQHPFFEGVNWALIRCSTPPEVPRPIEAELPGKYGVVDPFSVGSASKRMATGTDGKPGGKYLDFEFF is encoded by the exons ATGGAAAGGTTTCCGGAAATCAACGGGCTTCCTTCGAAGCTGCCTGTGGAGGGTCAGACATCGAATGCTAGAATGCTGTCTGTCAGGAAAATTGGGGAAATAATGGATGCACGTATTGCTTTACAGAGGGAAGTGCTACAAATGTCAAGTGGGAACTCGAAGCCAGTAAGAGAAGAAACAGGAAAATCTGTTGTCAATTCACAAGATTCAGAGTGCCGTGCACCGGTGAGAGTGTGGAAAGAGAAGGATTCTTTGTTGGAGAAGGAAGGATTAGCATCCAGCGCTGTTACATTTAACGGAAGGGGCGTCTCGTTTGACGATAGTGGCCCTAGTTCCTTTTCCGGGGCTAGTCATCCCCCTGAGCCAGTTGACACTGATCTTATGAAAACAGTGTATGTTCCAATTGGTCAGACCAAACCTGATGCGGCGTGCTTGATGAACGGGTTGCCTGTAAAAGGACCATTCCTCGAAGATCTTTCAATCAGGGGTctgaagaagaagccgaaTCCAGTGGTTCTTTCGCCAGCGGAAAGTATGGTGGAAGAACCTAATGATTTGGGGTTGGTGTGTTCACCATTCACAGGTCCTCGGGCTTCACAGAACACGGACAATACTCTCCCAACCCATGATCTCGAGGAGAAAGAATGCGTTTGGGATCCTTCTTTGCCTCCAAGCGGCAATGTGAGCCCACATAGTAGTATTGGCAGTACAGGTGTTGTCACTGCTATGAGTATTGTACACAGTTGCGCGAGCACTTATAGGAGTGATGCAATTACAAGTGATGGCATGATTGGTGTGGACTGGAACTACGAGAgtacaaaagggagtgtaaGTGTTCGAGGTGATTCACTTGAGAGCACCAAAACTAGCGTGAGTCGAGCTAGTGATAGTAGCGGCCTCAGTGATGACAGCAACTGGAGCAATATGATGGGGAGCGCCAATAAGCCTCACAAAGGAAATGACCCAAGGTGGAAGGCCATTCTTGCCATCCGAGCACGGGATGAGATTCTGGGCATGAGTCATTTCAGGTTACTCAAAAGGCTTGGCTGTGGTGACATTGGTAGTGTCTATCTTTCAGAACTGAGCGGAACTCGGTGCTATTTTGCTATGAAAGTGATGGACAAGACATCACTGGCTAGCAGAAAGAAGCTGAATAGAGCTCAGACAGAGAGGGAGATTCTGCGACTGCTAGACCATCCATTTTTGCCCACTTTATACACACATTTTGAGACGGATCGGTTTTCCTGTTTGGTCATGGAGTTTTGTCCAGGAGGGGACCTTCACACTCTAAGGCAACGACAACCTGGGAAGCATTTCTCAGAATATGCTGCAAG GTTTTATGCAGCAGAGGTTCTGCTTGCGCTGGAGTACCTACACATGCTTGGAGTTGTCTACAGGGACTTGAAACCTGAGAACGTCCTAGTCCGAGATGACGGGCACATAATGCTCTCTGACTTTGACCTCTCCCTTCGATGCATGGTCTCACCTACCCTCATAAGAACTTCCTACGGCTCCGATCCTTCGAAAAGGGCAAACGGGTCCGCCTTCTGCGTCCAGCCTGCCTGTATTGAGCCATCATCAGCGTGCATCCAACCTGCCTGCTTTCTCCCCCGGATCTTCCCTCAGAAGAGCAAGAAGAAAGCCCAGAAGCCTCGAGCTGACCTCGGGATCCCTTTGGACTCGCTACCGGAGCTAGTTGCTGAGCCCACCTCGGCAAGGTCCATGTCCTTCGTTGGGACTCATGAGTACCTCGCCCCTGAGATCATCAAAGGGGAAGGCCACGGGAGTGCAGTCGACTGGTGGACTTTTGGCATCTTCCTACATGAACTTCTCTATGGGAAGACACCATTTAAAGGATCCGGGAATCGGGCCACTCTGTTCAATGTTGTGGGCCAGCAACTCAAGTTTCCGGAATCACCGGCGACAAGCTATGCCAGTAGAGACCTCATCCGTGGGCTGCTGGTAAAGGAGCCACAGAACAGACTCGGGGTGAAGAGGGGAGCAACCGAGATTAAGCAGCATCCCTTCTTTGAAGGTGTGAACTGGGCTTTGATCCGCTGCAGCACGCCTCCTGAGGTCCCAAGGCCCATAGAGGCAGAGCTCCCTGGGAAGTATGGGGTGGTAGATCCATTCAGCGTTGGGAGTGCCAGCAAGAGGATGGCTACGGGGACTGACGGGAAGCCCGGAGGTAAATACCTCGACTTCGAATTCTTTTAG